In Chlorocebus sabaeus isolate Y175 chromosome 5, mChlSab1.0.hap1, whole genome shotgun sequence, one genomic interval encodes:
- the EXOC3L1 gene encoding exocyst complex component 3-like protein isoform X3, producing MPATQLPSFLLMALGREEPWWEEGASGLGSGREISLGRGIQLHTGVSWSCPGPVSKWQACPAASGERAVLKAKVICGGRTGRLIKSGKFCIKLSCATQSRTRVQGRPVPTLTRLTSAGGTTGKPSRQSLPGALRITPPPSHFLRGPGRTSFLLLRRAQTEAAAQRGIYSACLPRAHLSSGSSRPAMDSAAKDEMQPELSPGSSCPGPEWPEQERAEQLARGAALKWASGIFYRPEQLARLGQYRSREVQRTCSLEARLKSVVQSYLEGVQTGVWQLAQAIEAVQGTREALSQARGLLQGMSQALRTLQPLRERVAQYKQLQAMSHLLPRLRAVPAAVAHTQTLIDAQQFLEAYVSLRELEQLREDTWAPLGGLELPVFQGLDLLFEALGQAVEAAAGAAGKLAREDPALLVAAVRVAEVETGRTTPLGQVPRDWRQRCLRALQEGLEQTHFGSPLLPAPGALPGWLEALRVALPVELATAEALVAPCCPPQYNVVQLWAHTLHSGLRRSLQHLLAGPELEAADAFALLHWALHVYLGQEMMGSLELGPEADVSQLEPLLTLENIEQLEATFVANVQASVSQWLQNALDGEVAEWGREQGPNTDPSGSYYSPMPAIVLQILEENIRVASLVSESLQQRVHGMALSELGIFLKSSSVSVLQLDGAPSGALAPVEAALDKLQRRICRLVLEALQVELQPLFADLPSRQWLSSPELLESVCERTGRFCRDFGRVRNPTVQLLLAEAERAVVLQYLRALMQGRLVCRGAEERTQAAERLRHDAAQLQQLFLGLGLEENAHCAPVLLALRELLNLRDPALLGLEVAGLQQQFPDVSEDHVSALLGLRGDLSREQQLAALSSLQAALPPSPRASRRALFSLVPAPAPAPASCLPSGSCARARLLSE from the exons ATGCCAGCGACtcagcttccttcctttctgttgatGGCCTTGGGGAGGGAGGAGCCTTGGTGGGAAGAAGGGGCTTCTGGGCTGGGGAGTGGGAGAGAGATTTCTTTGGGGAGAGGAATTCAGCTGCACACTGGAGTCAGCTGGAGTTGCCCAGGCCCTGTGAGCAAGTGGCAGGCGTGCCCAGCTGCATCGGGGGAGAGGGCTGTTCTCAAGGCCAAGGTCATTTGTGGAGGGAGAACTGGACGCCTGATCAAATCTGGTAAGTTTTGTATCAAACTGTCCTGTGCAACTCAGAGCAGGACCAGGGTCCAGGGGAGGCCTGTGCCCACCCTGACTCGCTTGACATCTGCAGGGGGCACGACTGGGAAACCTAGCAGGCAAAGCCTCCCAGGTGCCCTCCGCATCACACCCCCTCCCTCTCACTTCCTGAGAGGGCCAGGAAgaacctccttcctccttctcagaAGGGCTCAGACAGAGGCAGCAGCTCAGAGAGGCATCTACTCTGCCTGCTTGCCCCGGGCCCACCTCAGCTCTGGCTCCTCCAGGCCGGCAATGGACTCAGCAGCCAAGGATGAGATGCAGCCGGAGTTGTCCCCTG GCTCTTCCTGCCCAGGGCCTGAGTGGCCGGAGCAGGAGCGGGCAGAGCAGCTGGCCCGGGGTGCAGCGCTTAAGTGGGCCTCGGGCATCTTCTACCGGCCGGAGCAGCTGGCCAGGCTAGGCCAGTACCGCAGCCGCGAGGTGCAGCGTACCTGCTCCCTGGAAGCACGCCTCAAG TCAGTGGTGCAGTCATACCTGGAAGGCGTGCAGACTGGTGTGTGGCAGCTGGCCCAGGCCATTGAGGCGGTGCAGGGAACCCGGGAGGCCCTGAGCCAGGCCCGTGGGTTGCTCCAGGGCATGTCCCAGGCCTTACGGACTCTGCAGCCCCTACGGGAGCGGGTTGCCCAGTACAAGCAACTGCAGGCCATGTCTCACTTGCTGCCTCGGCTGCGGGCAG TGCCAGCTGCAGTGGCCCACACACAGACCCTGATTGATGCCCAACAGTTCTTGGAGGCATATGTGAGCCTTCGGGAGCTGGAGCAGCTTCGAGAGGATACGTGGGCACCGCTGGGGGGCCTGGAGTTGCCAGTCTTCCAGGGGCTGGACCTTCTGTTCGAGGCACTGGGCCAGGCTGTGGAAGCAGCTGCAGGGGCCGCGGGGAAGCTGGCACGGGAGGACCCAGCCCTGCTGGTGGCTGCTGTGCGTGTGGCGGAGGTGGAGACTGGACGAACAACCCCCCTGGGCCAGGTCCCCCGGGACTGGCGGCAGCGCTGTCTGAGGGCACTACAGGAGGGCCTGGAGCAGACCCACTTTGGGTCACCTCTGCTGCCTGCGCCAGGGGCCCTACCAGGGTGGCTGGAGGCTCTGCGAGTGGCCCTGCCAGTTGAGTTGGCCACAGCTGAGGCACTAGTAGCGCCTTGCTGCCCACCGCAGTACAATGTGGTCCAGCTATGGGCCCACACACTGCATAGCGGTCTGCGCCGCAGCCTGCAGCACCTCCTTGCAGGGCCTGAGCTGGAAGCTGCGGATGCCTTCGCCTTGCTGCACTGGGCACTGCATGTATACCTGGG GCAGGAAATGATGGGGAGCCTGGAGTTAGGGCCTGAGGCTGATGTGTCGCAGCTGGAGCCCCTCCTGACCTTGGAGAACATTGAGCAGCTGGAGGCAACATTTGTGGCCAACGTCCAG GCAAGCGTGTCCCAGTGGCTGCAGAATGCACTGGATGGGGAGGTAGCTGAGTGGGGCCGGGAGCAGGGGCCCAACACGGACCCGTCTGGCTCCTATTACTCACCAATGCCAGCCATCGTGCTGCAG ATCCTGGAAGAGAACATTCGTGTGGCCAGCCTGGTCAGTGAGTCACTACAACAGCGAGTGCATGGCATGGCACTGTCAGAACTGGGCATATTCCTGAAGAG CTCCTCAGTGTCTGTCCTGCAGCTGGACGGGGCGCCTTCAGGGGCCTTGGCTCCGGTGGAAGCTGCGCTGGACAAGTTACAGAGGAGGATCTGCCGCCTGGTGTTGGAGGCGCTGCAGGTGGAGCTCCAG CCCCTGTTCGCGGACCTGCCCTCGCGCCAGTGGCTGTCGAGCCCTGAGCTGCTGGAAAGTGTGTGCGAACGGACGGGGCGCTTCTGCCGGGACTTCGGGCGCGTGCGGAACCCCACGGTTCAG CTGCTACTGGCTGAGGCCGAGCGCGCCGTGGTGCTCCAGTACCTGCGCGCGCTGATGCAAGGCCGCCTGGTGTGCCGCGGAGCAGAGGAGAGGACCCAGGCGGCCGAGCGCCTGCGGCACGATGCTGCCCAGCTTCAGCAGCTTTTCCTCGGTTTG GGCCTGGAGGAGAACGCGCACTGCGCGCCGGTGCTGCTCGCCCTGAGGGAGCTGCTAAACCTCCGCGACCCCGCGCTGCTGGGCCTGGAGGTGGCTGGCCTGCAGCAACAGTTTCCCGACGTGAG CGAGGACCACGTCTCCGCCCTCTTGGGCCTGCGCGGTGACTTGTCCCGGGAGCAGCAACTGGCCGCTCTCAGCTCGCTTCAGGCTGCGCTGCCGCCCTCGCCCCGCGCTAGCCGCCGCGCTCTTTTCAGCCTCGTGCCCGCCCCAGCGCCCGCGCCGGCCTCCTGCTTGCCCTCGGGGTCCTGCGCCCGAGCCCGGCTGCTCTCAGAATAA
- the EXOC3L1 gene encoding exocyst complex component 3-like protein isoform X2 → MPATQLPSFLLMALGREEPWWEEGASGLGSGREISLGRGIQLHTGVSWSCPGPVSKWQACPAASGERAVLKAKVICGGRTGRLIKSGKFCIKLSCATQSRTRVQGRPVPTLTRLTSAGGTTGKPSRQSLPGALRITPPPSHFLRGPGRTSFLLLRRAQTEAAAQRGIYSACLPRAHLSSGSSRPAMDSAAKDEMQPELSPGPEWPEQERAEQLARGAALKWASGIFYRPEQLARLGQYRSREVQRTCSLEARLKSVVQSYLEGVQTGVWQLAQAIEAVQGTREALSQARGLLQGMSQALRTLQPLRERVAQYKQLQAMSHLLPRLRAVPAAVAHTQTLIDAQQFLEAYVSLRELEQLREDTWAPLGGLELPVFQGLDLLFEALGQAVEAAAGAAGKLAREDPALLVAAVRVAEVETGRTTPLGQVPRDWRQRCLRALQEGLEQTHFGSPLLPAPGALPGWLEALRVALPVELATAEALVAPCCPPQYNVVQLWAHTLHSGLRRSLQHLLAGPELEAADAFALLHWALHVYLGQEMMGSLELGPEADVSQLEPLLTLENIEQLEATFVANVQASVSQWLQNALDGEVAEWGREQGPNTDPSGSYYSPMPAIVLQILEENIRVASLVSESLQQRVHGMALSELGIFLKSFSDALIRFSRDHLRGKAMVPHYVPYLLAALNHQSALSSSVSVLQLDGAPSGALAPVEAALDKLQRRICRLVLEALQVELQPLFADLPSRQWLSSPELLESVCERTGRFCRDFGRVRNPTVQLLLAEAERAVVLQYLRALMQGRLVCRGAEERTQAAERLRHDAAQLQQLFLGLGLEENAHCAPVLLALRELLNLRDPALLGLEVAGLQQQFPDVSEDHVSALLGLRGDLSREQQLAALSSLQAALPPSPRASRRALFSLVPAPAPAPASCLPSGSCARARLLSE, encoded by the exons ATGCCAGCGACtcagcttccttcctttctgttgatGGCCTTGGGGAGGGAGGAGCCTTGGTGGGAAGAAGGGGCTTCTGGGCTGGGGAGTGGGAGAGAGATTTCTTTGGGGAGAGGAATTCAGCTGCACACTGGAGTCAGCTGGAGTTGCCCAGGCCCTGTGAGCAAGTGGCAGGCGTGCCCAGCTGCATCGGGGGAGAGGGCTGTTCTCAAGGCCAAGGTCATTTGTGGAGGGAGAACTGGACGCCTGATCAAATCTGGTAAGTTTTGTATCAAACTGTCCTGTGCAACTCAGAGCAGGACCAGGGTCCAGGGGAGGCCTGTGCCCACCCTGACTCGCTTGACATCTGCAGGGGGCACGACTGGGAAACCTAGCAGGCAAAGCCTCCCAGGTGCCCTCCGCATCACACCCCCTCCCTCTCACTTCCTGAGAGGGCCAGGAAgaacctccttcctccttctcagaAGGGCTCAGACAGAGGCAGCAGCTCAGAGAGGCATCTACTCTGCCTGCTTGCCCCGGGCCCACCTCAGCTCTGGCTCCTCCAGGCCGGCAATGGACTCAGCAGCCAAGGATGAGATGCAGCCGGAGTTGTCCCCTG GGCCTGAGTGGCCGGAGCAGGAGCGGGCAGAGCAGCTGGCCCGGGGTGCAGCGCTTAAGTGGGCCTCGGGCATCTTCTACCGGCCGGAGCAGCTGGCCAGGCTAGGCCAGTACCGCAGCCGCGAGGTGCAGCGTACCTGCTCCCTGGAAGCACGCCTCAAG TCAGTGGTGCAGTCATACCTGGAAGGCGTGCAGACTGGTGTGTGGCAGCTGGCCCAGGCCATTGAGGCGGTGCAGGGAACCCGGGAGGCCCTGAGCCAGGCCCGTGGGTTGCTCCAGGGCATGTCCCAGGCCTTACGGACTCTGCAGCCCCTACGGGAGCGGGTTGCCCAGTACAAGCAACTGCAGGCCATGTCTCACTTGCTGCCTCGGCTGCGGGCAG TGCCAGCTGCAGTGGCCCACACACAGACCCTGATTGATGCCCAACAGTTCTTGGAGGCATATGTGAGCCTTCGGGAGCTGGAGCAGCTTCGAGAGGATACGTGGGCACCGCTGGGGGGCCTGGAGTTGCCAGTCTTCCAGGGGCTGGACCTTCTGTTCGAGGCACTGGGCCAGGCTGTGGAAGCAGCTGCAGGGGCCGCGGGGAAGCTGGCACGGGAGGACCCAGCCCTGCTGGTGGCTGCTGTGCGTGTGGCGGAGGTGGAGACTGGACGAACAACCCCCCTGGGCCAGGTCCCCCGGGACTGGCGGCAGCGCTGTCTGAGGGCACTACAGGAGGGCCTGGAGCAGACCCACTTTGGGTCACCTCTGCTGCCTGCGCCAGGGGCCCTACCAGGGTGGCTGGAGGCTCTGCGAGTGGCCCTGCCAGTTGAGTTGGCCACAGCTGAGGCACTAGTAGCGCCTTGCTGCCCACCGCAGTACAATGTGGTCCAGCTATGGGCCCACACACTGCATAGCGGTCTGCGCCGCAGCCTGCAGCACCTCCTTGCAGGGCCTGAGCTGGAAGCTGCGGATGCCTTCGCCTTGCTGCACTGGGCACTGCATGTATACCTGGG GCAGGAAATGATGGGGAGCCTGGAGTTAGGGCCTGAGGCTGATGTGTCGCAGCTGGAGCCCCTCCTGACCTTGGAGAACATTGAGCAGCTGGAGGCAACATTTGTGGCCAACGTCCAG GCAAGCGTGTCCCAGTGGCTGCAGAATGCACTGGATGGGGAGGTAGCTGAGTGGGGCCGGGAGCAGGGGCCCAACACGGACCCGTCTGGCTCCTATTACTCACCAATGCCAGCCATCGTGCTGCAG ATCCTGGAAGAGAACATTCGTGTGGCCAGCCTGGTCAGTGAGTCACTACAACAGCGAGTGCATGGCATGGCACTGTCAGAACTGGGCATATTCCTGAAGAG CTTCAGTGATGCTCTGATCCGATTCTCCCGAGACCACCTCAGGGGGAAAGCAATGGTCCCTCATTACGTGCCCTACCTACTGGCCGCCCTCAACCACCAGTCAGCACTCAG CTCCTCAGTGTCTGTCCTGCAGCTGGACGGGGCGCCTTCAGGGGCCTTGGCTCCGGTGGAAGCTGCGCTGGACAAGTTACAGAGGAGGATCTGCCGCCTGGTGTTGGAGGCGCTGCAGGTGGAGCTCCAG CCCCTGTTCGCGGACCTGCCCTCGCGCCAGTGGCTGTCGAGCCCTGAGCTGCTGGAAAGTGTGTGCGAACGGACGGGGCGCTTCTGCCGGGACTTCGGGCGCGTGCGGAACCCCACGGTTCAG CTGCTACTGGCTGAGGCCGAGCGCGCCGTGGTGCTCCAGTACCTGCGCGCGCTGATGCAAGGCCGCCTGGTGTGCCGCGGAGCAGAGGAGAGGACCCAGGCGGCCGAGCGCCTGCGGCACGATGCTGCCCAGCTTCAGCAGCTTTTCCTCGGTTTG GGCCTGGAGGAGAACGCGCACTGCGCGCCGGTGCTGCTCGCCCTGAGGGAGCTGCTAAACCTCCGCGACCCCGCGCTGCTGGGCCTGGAGGTGGCTGGCCTGCAGCAACAGTTTCCCGACGTGAG CGAGGACCACGTCTCCGCCCTCTTGGGCCTGCGCGGTGACTTGTCCCGGGAGCAGCAACTGGCCGCTCTCAGCTCGCTTCAGGCTGCGCTGCCGCCCTCGCCCCGCGCTAGCCGCCGCGCTCTTTTCAGCCTCGTGCCCGCCCCAGCGCCCGCGCCGGCCTCCTGCTTGCCCTCGGGGTCCTGCGCCCGAGCCCGGCTGCTCTCAGAATAA
- the EXOC3L1 gene encoding exocyst complex component 3-like protein isoform X1 — protein sequence MPATQLPSFLLMALGREEPWWEEGASGLGSGREISLGRGIQLHTGVSWSCPGPVSKWQACPAASGERAVLKAKVICGGRTGRLIKSGKFCIKLSCATQSRTRVQGRPVPTLTRLTSAGGTTGKPSRQSLPGALRITPPPSHFLRGPGRTSFLLLRRAQTEAAAQRGIYSACLPRAHLSSGSSRPAMDSAAKDEMQPELSPGSSCPGPEWPEQERAEQLARGAALKWASGIFYRPEQLARLGQYRSREVQRTCSLEARLKSVVQSYLEGVQTGVWQLAQAIEAVQGTREALSQARGLLQGMSQALRTLQPLRERVAQYKQLQAMSHLLPRLRAVPAAVAHTQTLIDAQQFLEAYVSLRELEQLREDTWAPLGGLELPVFQGLDLLFEALGQAVEAAAGAAGKLAREDPALLVAAVRVAEVETGRTTPLGQVPRDWRQRCLRALQEGLEQTHFGSPLLPAPGALPGWLEALRVALPVELATAEALVAPCCPPQYNVVQLWAHTLHSGLRRSLQHLLAGPELEAADAFALLHWALHVYLGQEMMGSLELGPEADVSQLEPLLTLENIEQLEATFVANVQASVSQWLQNALDGEVAEWGREQGPNTDPSGSYYSPMPAIVLQILEENIRVASLVSESLQQRVHGMALSELGIFLKSFSDALIRFSRDHLRGKAMVPHYVPYLLAALNHQSALSSSVSVLQLDGAPSGALAPVEAALDKLQRRICRLVLEALQVELQPLFADLPSRQWLSSPELLESVCERTGRFCRDFGRVRNPTVQLLLAEAERAVVLQYLRALMQGRLVCRGAEERTQAAERLRHDAAQLQQLFLGLGLEENAHCAPVLLALRELLNLRDPALLGLEVAGLQQQFPDVSEDHVSALLGLRGDLSREQQLAALSSLQAALPPSPRASRRALFSLVPAPAPAPASCLPSGSCARARLLSE from the exons ATGCCAGCGACtcagcttccttcctttctgttgatGGCCTTGGGGAGGGAGGAGCCTTGGTGGGAAGAAGGGGCTTCTGGGCTGGGGAGTGGGAGAGAGATTTCTTTGGGGAGAGGAATTCAGCTGCACACTGGAGTCAGCTGGAGTTGCCCAGGCCCTGTGAGCAAGTGGCAGGCGTGCCCAGCTGCATCGGGGGAGAGGGCTGTTCTCAAGGCCAAGGTCATTTGTGGAGGGAGAACTGGACGCCTGATCAAATCTGGTAAGTTTTGTATCAAACTGTCCTGTGCAACTCAGAGCAGGACCAGGGTCCAGGGGAGGCCTGTGCCCACCCTGACTCGCTTGACATCTGCAGGGGGCACGACTGGGAAACCTAGCAGGCAAAGCCTCCCAGGTGCCCTCCGCATCACACCCCCTCCCTCTCACTTCCTGAGAGGGCCAGGAAgaacctccttcctccttctcagaAGGGCTCAGACAGAGGCAGCAGCTCAGAGAGGCATCTACTCTGCCTGCTTGCCCCGGGCCCACCTCAGCTCTGGCTCCTCCAGGCCGGCAATGGACTCAGCAGCCAAGGATGAGATGCAGCCGGAGTTGTCCCCTG GCTCTTCCTGCCCAGGGCCTGAGTGGCCGGAGCAGGAGCGGGCAGAGCAGCTGGCCCGGGGTGCAGCGCTTAAGTGGGCCTCGGGCATCTTCTACCGGCCGGAGCAGCTGGCCAGGCTAGGCCAGTACCGCAGCCGCGAGGTGCAGCGTACCTGCTCCCTGGAAGCACGCCTCAAG TCAGTGGTGCAGTCATACCTGGAAGGCGTGCAGACTGGTGTGTGGCAGCTGGCCCAGGCCATTGAGGCGGTGCAGGGAACCCGGGAGGCCCTGAGCCAGGCCCGTGGGTTGCTCCAGGGCATGTCCCAGGCCTTACGGACTCTGCAGCCCCTACGGGAGCGGGTTGCCCAGTACAAGCAACTGCAGGCCATGTCTCACTTGCTGCCTCGGCTGCGGGCAG TGCCAGCTGCAGTGGCCCACACACAGACCCTGATTGATGCCCAACAGTTCTTGGAGGCATATGTGAGCCTTCGGGAGCTGGAGCAGCTTCGAGAGGATACGTGGGCACCGCTGGGGGGCCTGGAGTTGCCAGTCTTCCAGGGGCTGGACCTTCTGTTCGAGGCACTGGGCCAGGCTGTGGAAGCAGCTGCAGGGGCCGCGGGGAAGCTGGCACGGGAGGACCCAGCCCTGCTGGTGGCTGCTGTGCGTGTGGCGGAGGTGGAGACTGGACGAACAACCCCCCTGGGCCAGGTCCCCCGGGACTGGCGGCAGCGCTGTCTGAGGGCACTACAGGAGGGCCTGGAGCAGACCCACTTTGGGTCACCTCTGCTGCCTGCGCCAGGGGCCCTACCAGGGTGGCTGGAGGCTCTGCGAGTGGCCCTGCCAGTTGAGTTGGCCACAGCTGAGGCACTAGTAGCGCCTTGCTGCCCACCGCAGTACAATGTGGTCCAGCTATGGGCCCACACACTGCATAGCGGTCTGCGCCGCAGCCTGCAGCACCTCCTTGCAGGGCCTGAGCTGGAAGCTGCGGATGCCTTCGCCTTGCTGCACTGGGCACTGCATGTATACCTGGG GCAGGAAATGATGGGGAGCCTGGAGTTAGGGCCTGAGGCTGATGTGTCGCAGCTGGAGCCCCTCCTGACCTTGGAGAACATTGAGCAGCTGGAGGCAACATTTGTGGCCAACGTCCAG GCAAGCGTGTCCCAGTGGCTGCAGAATGCACTGGATGGGGAGGTAGCTGAGTGGGGCCGGGAGCAGGGGCCCAACACGGACCCGTCTGGCTCCTATTACTCACCAATGCCAGCCATCGTGCTGCAG ATCCTGGAAGAGAACATTCGTGTGGCCAGCCTGGTCAGTGAGTCACTACAACAGCGAGTGCATGGCATGGCACTGTCAGAACTGGGCATATTCCTGAAGAG CTTCAGTGATGCTCTGATCCGATTCTCCCGAGACCACCTCAGGGGGAAAGCAATGGTCCCTCATTACGTGCCCTACCTACTGGCCGCCCTCAACCACCAGTCAGCACTCAG CTCCTCAGTGTCTGTCCTGCAGCTGGACGGGGCGCCTTCAGGGGCCTTGGCTCCGGTGGAAGCTGCGCTGGACAAGTTACAGAGGAGGATCTGCCGCCTGGTGTTGGAGGCGCTGCAGGTGGAGCTCCAG CCCCTGTTCGCGGACCTGCCCTCGCGCCAGTGGCTGTCGAGCCCTGAGCTGCTGGAAAGTGTGTGCGAACGGACGGGGCGCTTCTGCCGGGACTTCGGGCGCGTGCGGAACCCCACGGTTCAG CTGCTACTGGCTGAGGCCGAGCGCGCCGTGGTGCTCCAGTACCTGCGCGCGCTGATGCAAGGCCGCCTGGTGTGCCGCGGAGCAGAGGAGAGGACCCAGGCGGCCGAGCGCCTGCGGCACGATGCTGCCCAGCTTCAGCAGCTTTTCCTCGGTTTG GGCCTGGAGGAGAACGCGCACTGCGCGCCGGTGCTGCTCGCCCTGAGGGAGCTGCTAAACCTCCGCGACCCCGCGCTGCTGGGCCTGGAGGTGGCTGGCCTGCAGCAACAGTTTCCCGACGTGAG CGAGGACCACGTCTCCGCCCTCTTGGGCCTGCGCGGTGACTTGTCCCGGGAGCAGCAACTGGCCGCTCTCAGCTCGCTTCAGGCTGCGCTGCCGCCCTCGCCCCGCGCTAGCCGCCGCGCTCTTTTCAGCCTCGTGCCCGCCCCAGCGCCCGCGCCGGCCTCCTGCTTGCCCTCGGGGTCCTGCGCCCGAGCCCGGCTGCTCTCAGAATAA
- the EXOC3L1 gene encoding exocyst complex component 3-like protein isoform X6 codes for MDSAAKDEMQPELSPGPEWPEQERAEQLARGAALKWASGIFYRPEQLARLGQYRSREVQRTCSLEARLKSVVQSYLEGVQTGVWQLAQAIEAVQGTREALSQARGLLQGMSQALRTLQPLRERVAQYKQLQAMSHLLPRLRAVPAAVAHTQTLIDAQQFLEAYVSLRELEQLREDTWAPLGGLELPVFQGLDLLFEALGQAVEAAAGAAGKLAREDPALLVAAVRVAEVETGRTTPLGQVPRDWRQRCLRALQEGLEQTHFGSPLLPAPGALPGWLEALRVALPVELATAEALVAPCCPPQYNVVQLWAHTLHSGLRRSLQHLLAGPELEAADAFALLHWALHVYLGQEMMGSLELGPEADVSQLEPLLTLENIEQLEATFVANVQASVSQWLQNALDGEVAEWGREQGPNTDPSGSYYSPMPAIVLQILEENIRVASLVSESLQQRVHGMALSELGIFLKSFSDALIRFSRDHLRGKAMVPHYVPYLLAALNHQSALSSSVSVLQLDGAPSGALAPVEAALDKLQRRICRLVLEALQVELQPLFADLPSRQWLSSPELLESVCERTGRFCRDFGRVRNPTVQLLLAEAERAVVLQYLRALMQGRLVCRGAEERTQAAERLRHDAAQLQQLFLGLGLEENAHCAPVLLALRELLNLRDPALLGLEVAGLQQQFPDVSEDHVSALLGLRGDLSREQQLAALSSLQAALPPSPRASRRALFSLVPAPAPAPASCLPSGSCARARLLSE; via the exons ATGGACTCAGCAGCCAAGGATGAGATGCAGCCGGAGTTGTCCCCTG GGCCTGAGTGGCCGGAGCAGGAGCGGGCAGAGCAGCTGGCCCGGGGTGCAGCGCTTAAGTGGGCCTCGGGCATCTTCTACCGGCCGGAGCAGCTGGCCAGGCTAGGCCAGTACCGCAGCCGCGAGGTGCAGCGTACCTGCTCCCTGGAAGCACGCCTCAAG TCAGTGGTGCAGTCATACCTGGAAGGCGTGCAGACTGGTGTGTGGCAGCTGGCCCAGGCCATTGAGGCGGTGCAGGGAACCCGGGAGGCCCTGAGCCAGGCCCGTGGGTTGCTCCAGGGCATGTCCCAGGCCTTACGGACTCTGCAGCCCCTACGGGAGCGGGTTGCCCAGTACAAGCAACTGCAGGCCATGTCTCACTTGCTGCCTCGGCTGCGGGCAG TGCCAGCTGCAGTGGCCCACACACAGACCCTGATTGATGCCCAACAGTTCTTGGAGGCATATGTGAGCCTTCGGGAGCTGGAGCAGCTTCGAGAGGATACGTGGGCACCGCTGGGGGGCCTGGAGTTGCCAGTCTTCCAGGGGCTGGACCTTCTGTTCGAGGCACTGGGCCAGGCTGTGGAAGCAGCTGCAGGGGCCGCGGGGAAGCTGGCACGGGAGGACCCAGCCCTGCTGGTGGCTGCTGTGCGTGTGGCGGAGGTGGAGACTGGACGAACAACCCCCCTGGGCCAGGTCCCCCGGGACTGGCGGCAGCGCTGTCTGAGGGCACTACAGGAGGGCCTGGAGCAGACCCACTTTGGGTCACCTCTGCTGCCTGCGCCAGGGGCCCTACCAGGGTGGCTGGAGGCTCTGCGAGTGGCCCTGCCAGTTGAGTTGGCCACAGCTGAGGCACTAGTAGCGCCTTGCTGCCCACCGCAGTACAATGTGGTCCAGCTATGGGCCCACACACTGCATAGCGGTCTGCGCCGCAGCCTGCAGCACCTCCTTGCAGGGCCTGAGCTGGAAGCTGCGGATGCCTTCGCCTTGCTGCACTGGGCACTGCATGTATACCTGGG GCAGGAAATGATGGGGAGCCTGGAGTTAGGGCCTGAGGCTGATGTGTCGCAGCTGGAGCCCCTCCTGACCTTGGAGAACATTGAGCAGCTGGAGGCAACATTTGTGGCCAACGTCCAG GCAAGCGTGTCCCAGTGGCTGCAGAATGCACTGGATGGGGAGGTAGCTGAGTGGGGCCGGGAGCAGGGGCCCAACACGGACCCGTCTGGCTCCTATTACTCACCAATGCCAGCCATCGTGCTGCAG ATCCTGGAAGAGAACATTCGTGTGGCCAGCCTGGTCAGTGAGTCACTACAACAGCGAGTGCATGGCATGGCACTGTCAGAACTGGGCATATTCCTGAAGAG CTTCAGTGATGCTCTGATCCGATTCTCCCGAGACCACCTCAGGGGGAAAGCAATGGTCCCTCATTACGTGCCCTACCTACTGGCCGCCCTCAACCACCAGTCAGCACTCAG CTCCTCAGTGTCTGTCCTGCAGCTGGACGGGGCGCCTTCAGGGGCCTTGGCTCCGGTGGAAGCTGCGCTGGACAAGTTACAGAGGAGGATCTGCCGCCTGGTGTTGGAGGCGCTGCAGGTGGAGCTCCAG CCCCTGTTCGCGGACCTGCCCTCGCGCCAGTGGCTGTCGAGCCCTGAGCTGCTGGAAAGTGTGTGCGAACGGACGGGGCGCTTCTGCCGGGACTTCGGGCGCGTGCGGAACCCCACGGTTCAG CTGCTACTGGCTGAGGCCGAGCGCGCCGTGGTGCTCCAGTACCTGCGCGCGCTGATGCAAGGCCGCCTGGTGTGCCGCGGAGCAGAGGAGAGGACCCAGGCGGCCGAGCGCCTGCGGCACGATGCTGCCCAGCTTCAGCAGCTTTTCCTCGGTTTG GGCCTGGAGGAGAACGCGCACTGCGCGCCGGTGCTGCTCGCCCTGAGGGAGCTGCTAAACCTCCGCGACCCCGCGCTGCTGGGCCTGGAGGTGGCTGGCCTGCAGCAACAGTTTCCCGACGTGAG CGAGGACCACGTCTCCGCCCTCTTGGGCCTGCGCGGTGACTTGTCCCGGGAGCAGCAACTGGCCGCTCTCAGCTCGCTTCAGGCTGCGCTGCCGCCCTCGCCCCGCGCTAGCCGCCGCGCTCTTTTCAGCCTCGTGCCCGCCCCAGCGCCCGCGCCGGCCTCCTGCTTGCCCTCGGGGTCCTGCGCCCGAGCCCGGCTGCTCTCAGAATAA